In Peromyscus leucopus breed LL Stock chromosome 9, UCI_PerLeu_2.1, whole genome shotgun sequence, the sequence gttgctgaaggtgtttataagctgtatgagttccttggtagaatttttggggtcacctCAGCCTTGCcttattcttgattttagtggaatcgctttgagtttctctctatttaatttgatgttggctgttggcttgctgtaaacagcctttattatgtttaggtatgttccctgtattcctgatcgctccaagacctttatcataaaggggtgtcgGATTTTGTCAagtgccttttctgcatctagtgagatgatcatgaggtttttttctttgagtttgtttatatggtgtattacattgacagacttccgtatgttgaaccactcttgcatccctgggatgaagcctacttgatcatggtggataattgttatgatgtgttcttggagtctgtttgcgagtattttactgagtatttttgcatcaatgttcatgagggagatcggtctgtagttctctttctttgttgcatttttggCTTAGggatcagggtaattgtagcctcatagaaggtgtttggtaatgttccttctatttctattgtgtggaacaattgaaagagtattggtattaactcttctttgaagatctggtagaattctgcactgaaactatctggtcctgggctttttttggttgggagacttttaatggctgattctatttccttaggggttattggactatttaaatagtttatctggtgcACAGAAAAGCTTCTTTGAGCTGATGAGGCACTAACAATGGACACTCAGAAAGACATTCAGCCCCCAAAGCAGCAGCCAATGATATATATTTGTGGAGAGTGTCACACcgaaaatgaaataaagtccaAGGATCCAATCAGATGCAGAGAATGTGGATACAGAATAATGTACAAGAAGAGGACTAAAAGATTGGTGGTCTTTGATGCTCGATAAAAAGTGGGAATTCAGGAGTGTTTTCATTCATACATGTGCCCCACTGGTGTTTCTCTTACAGATTTTGACTTAGCTTACTTATGACTACAACTGTAAACCTAtggtttcattttagaaatgtgattgtattttgatactttgtataaataaataaataaataaataaataaataaataaataaataaatagtttatctggtcttgatttaacttaggtatgtggtacctatccagaaaattatccatttcttttagattttccagttttgtggagtagaggtttggaaatcaatatggcgctttcttagaaaattaggaatcaatctcccccaagacccagctataccactcttgggcatattcccaaggaatgctcaatcataccacaagggcacatgctcagct encodes:
- the LOC114698800 gene encoding DNA-directed RNA polymerases I, II, and III subunit RPABC4-like → MDTQKDIQPPKQQPMIYICGECHTENEIKSKDPIRCRECGYRIMYKKRTKRLVVFDAR